From one Armatimonadia bacterium genomic stretch:
- a CDS encoding neutral/alkaline non-lysosomal ceramidase N-terminal domain-containing protein: MPALKAGYAIADITPPIGVTMAGYGARDHGSESIETPLSCCALVVEDGEQAAGMVFCDLIAVSRELVAQVRSLVAEAGEIAPDNVMLCGSHTHWGPEVRLAGYLPEHLKHGVSEAYLDCLARTIAGALGEAWRGRVEVAAGWGNGWVEAISFNRRPVTTTGQTVVSYQLPPEQAMVAAHAGSEMRRQWVRGGDKGPRLSPPLEGLQGMCAGVSDPELPFLKLLDQEGKPFLGLVNFACHPVVGGDDNFYAFSPDYPGEARKAFEAVVGCPLAFSLGCAGDQVPAWRAGASRTRVGRSLGSAAACEWYQVQSCAKEVPVRAIRRDLTLAIKDMPSVEEARAELAACPDPESPAAAAQRQQVAMAERFAERKAIDTELWGVRLGDWAAVGLPGEIMAEIGLQIKQHSPFPVTAIISLCNDSVGYISTARAHREGGYEPTWSAPGPQAEEQLVDAALGLLKDLHD; encoded by the coding sequence ATGCCAGCCTTGAAGGCCGGATATGCAATCGCCGACATCACGCCCCCGATCGGGGTGACGATGGCCGGTTACGGAGCCCGCGACCACGGCTCCGAGTCGATCGAGACGCCCCTGTCGTGCTGTGCGCTGGTTGTCGAGGATGGTGAGCAGGCGGCCGGAATGGTCTTCTGCGACCTGATTGCCGTCAGCCGTGAGCTGGTCGCCCAGGTCCGGAGCCTTGTGGCAGAGGCCGGCGAGATTGCGCCCGACAACGTGATGCTGTGCGGGAGTCACACCCACTGGGGCCCTGAGGTTCGGCTCGCGGGATACCTGCCCGAGCACCTCAAGCACGGGGTGAGTGAAGCGTACCTGGACTGCCTTGCACGGACCATCGCCGGAGCTCTCGGTGAGGCGTGGCGTGGGAGAGTTGAGGTGGCTGCCGGCTGGGGTAACGGCTGGGTCGAGGCGATCAGCTTCAACCGGCGGCCGGTGACGACGACGGGACAGACCGTGGTGAGCTACCAGCTCCCGCCGGAGCAGGCGATGGTGGCTGCTCATGCCGGGAGCGAGATGCGGCGCCAGTGGGTTCGTGGCGGCGACAAGGGCCCGCGGCTAAGTCCGCCCCTGGAGGGTTTGCAGGGGATGTGTGCGGGCGTCAGCGACCCCGAGCTTCCCTTCCTCAAGCTCCTGGACCAGGAGGGGAAGCCCTTCCTGGGACTTGTGAACTTCGCCTGCCACCCCGTGGTCGGCGGCGACGACAACTTCTACGCCTTCTCGCCCGACTACCCCGGTGAGGCCCGAAAGGCCTTCGAGGCGGTAGTGGGCTGCCCCCTGGCCTTCTCCCTGGGCTGCGCAGGAGATCAGGTTCCCGCGTGGCGTGCCGGGGCCTCGCGGACCAGAGTCGGTCGCTCTCTCGGCTCGGCAGCGGCCTGTGAGTGGTATCAGGTCCAGAGCTGCGCGAAGGAGGTGCCGGTCCGGGCGATCCGCCGCGACCTCACCCTCGCGATCAAGGACATGCCAAGCGTCGAAGAGGCGCGTGCGGAGTTGGCTGCCTGTCCTGACCCCGAATCGCCGGCCGCTGCCGCCCAGCGCCAGCAGGTCGCGATGGCCGAGCGGTTCGCCGAGCGCAAGGCGATCGACACCGAACTGTGGGGAGTGCGCCTTGGGGACTGGGCGGCCGTGGGCCTGCCCGGTGAGATCATGGCGGAGATCGGCCTGCAGATCAAACAGCATTCGCCCTTCCCGGTCACCGCGATCATCAGCCTGTGCAACGACTCAGTCGGCTACATCTCCACTGCCCGCGCCCATCGCGAGGGAGGCTACGAGCCGACGTGGAGCGCACCGGGACCGCAGGCCGAGGAGCAGCTTGTCGACGCCGCCCTCGGGCTCCTGAAGGACCTCCACGACTGA
- a CDS encoding PG0541 family transporter-associated protein, whose protein sequence is MKNLKLVFLIFDEGVRPDIMEVLEKHGIKGWTTWKNNSGNGEGGPKQGTAIWPGLNDVIMMAVEEEKVQPMIDDVHEVQDSFPVRPGIRFIVTDAQFC, encoded by the coding sequence ATGAAGAACCTCAAACTCGTATTCCTCATCTTCGACGAGGGCGTGCGCCCGGACATCATGGAAGTCCTGGAGAAGCACGGGATCAAGGGCTGGACGACCTGGAAGAACAACTCAGGCAACGGAGAGGGCGGGCCGAAGCAGGGCACCGCCATCTGGCCGGGCCTCAACGACGTCATCATGATGGCGGTTGAAGAGGAGAAGGTTCAGCCGATGATCGACGACGTCCACGAGGTGCAGGACAGCTTCCCGGTCCGCCCGGGCATCCGGTTCATCGTCACGGATGCGCAGTTCTGCTAG
- a CDS encoding TolC family protein, translating into ASASGVRLAEANLQLAKSTSALSVSLAAGVTHTKASFGSEPTNWQVAVAAQKPILDGRERESAIQEARAQVDAAKLQLEKTKQEIGLAVTQAYLNLGDAQERLRVSKEGVVNAEEQTRIAKVRYEGGIALGVEVIDAETNLAAARAEVVNAEYNLEFAIAQLRSSVGLWGANEGGPSK; encoded by the coding sequence GCCTCCGCGTCCGGGGTAAGGCTGGCGGAAGCGAACCTGCAACTGGCGAAGTCCACAAGTGCCCTGTCGGTGAGCCTCGCGGCCGGGGTGACGCACACGAAGGCGTCCTTCGGGTCGGAGCCCACGAACTGGCAGGTTGCGGTGGCCGCTCAGAAGCCGATCCTGGATGGCAGGGAGCGCGAGTCGGCGATCCAAGAGGCCAGGGCGCAGGTGGACGCCGCGAAGCTGCAGCTTGAGAAGACGAAACAGGAGATCGGCCTGGCGGTCACGCAGGCGTACCTGAATCTGGGCGACGCCCAGGAGCGGCTTCGGGTCTCCAAAGAAGGCGTAGTGAACGCGGAGGAGCAGACCCGGATCGCCAAGGTGCGCTATGAGGGCGGCATTGCGCTGGGTGTAGAGGTCATCGATGCCGAGACAAACCTCGCGGCCGCACGAGCCGAAGTCGTGAACGCAGAGTACAACCTGGAGTTTGCCATCGCCCAGTTGCGCTCCTCAGTGGGCCTCTGGGGCGCCAATGAGGGAGGACCGTCCAAGTGA
- a CDS encoding efflux RND transporter permease subunit produces the protein MWLTRLAISRRVTISMFILGLVIMGLVGLSRMPWDLVPKIDIPVVSVTVPYPGAGPQEVEQRVLKPVEDAVSVINGADTVSSTAYENMGNVTIQFKYGTDIDAAAADVRDAIDRAKASFPDDVTQPSLYKIDISAMPIFVVGISGNRAPRDLRKLVDDEIKPRLGQVTGVASVSVSGGEEREIQILVHRDRLDAVGLSISKLAEILRGENIDIPSGNVKEGRRDYAVRVLGQFSTVDQMRRLRVSTPLGGIVPLSTLAEVQDTVVESDTLARIDGKPTVMVSIVKQSDANTVGVVRGARKTFEELLGSIEETSAGEAKGAEAAGSKKGELPGDIKAVVAQDSSERVLESVKDVRDALLYGALLAALVVFLFLHNFRGTLIVAIAIPTSIVATFLPVGLGFGFTLNMMVMLALSLAVGVLVDDSIVVLENIERHLRRGEQPKEAAYNGRTEVGGAAVAITFVDVVVFVPIAMMGGIVGRFFYPFGITAFVCTLFSLLMSFTLTPMLASWWYTRRERREDTGGGIWQAFFRAWDRGYARLEHVYRPVLRRVVAHPYVTLLIGYGILIATVMLIMPRLGFEFFPASDEGQVQASIEMPVGTRLEETDKVVRQIESLLSDRSKYPEVKHVAGVVGVQSVGVTGAKGSGGQYGIVRAFLSRRRVRVEANQRSDEGVVAALRQDILSIPDVTAKVTAESSMGGGGGADVELNVLCENQELLGRASVQLAQKIKQIPGLLYVDLSSKPGRPEIHVQIDRDRASDLGLSVDTIGKAVRTAISGNTDAKYREGGEEYDMRVQYAQPDRSRVNEVGDIFVGLTTSGQRVRLRDVARVFLSTGPSRIERYNRQRMTTVTATLDSKVILLGTAQQEINKILDANPIPGVATTWAGNVKRQGESFGYLFQALFLAITLVYLVTAALYNSLLQPLNVMLTIPMALVGGVVGLWVTGNAMSMIAMIGVIQLVGLVGKNSILMVDFTNTLRGRGLSRTDALLEAAPTRMKPILMTTLAAIGGALPTALAVNEGSEWRAPMAVVVIFGLALSTLLSLLVVPATYCIFDQVGVFFGRMGRGFIGLAGILAKRRGGDDDELPPLGPPSEPLPPVKPLPEAEAPPTEQPPAVPPPPPVLMPPTEPKTEEDSTGNSGGEQLG, from the coding sequence ATGTGGTTAACCAGGCTTGCCATTAGCCGTCGAGTCACAATCTCGATGTTCATCCTGGGGCTTGTGATCATGGGCCTTGTGGGCCTCAGTCGCATGCCCTGGGACCTGGTCCCCAAAATCGACATCCCGGTCGTCAGTGTGACGGTCCCCTATCCGGGCGCGGGCCCGCAGGAAGTCGAGCAGCGGGTTCTGAAGCCGGTAGAGGATGCCGTCAGCGTGATCAATGGCGCCGATACCGTGTCCTCGACAGCCTACGAGAACATGGGTAACGTGACGATCCAGTTCAAGTACGGCACCGACATCGATGCCGCAGCGGCGGACGTTCGCGACGCAATCGACCGGGCCAAGGCAAGCTTCCCGGACGACGTCACGCAGCCCTCGCTATACAAGATCGATATTTCCGCAATGCCGATCTTCGTGGTCGGGATCTCGGGTAACAGGGCGCCTCGCGACCTACGCAAGCTCGTGGACGACGAGATCAAGCCACGACTTGGACAGGTCACCGGTGTTGCCAGCGTCAGTGTGTCGGGTGGCGAAGAGCGTGAGATCCAGATCCTCGTACACCGCGACCGCCTCGACGCAGTTGGGCTGTCCATCTCGAAACTCGCCGAGATTCTGAGAGGCGAGAACATCGACATCCCCAGCGGCAACGTGAAGGAAGGCCGCAGGGACTATGCCGTGCGTGTGCTGGGCCAGTTCTCGACCGTCGACCAGATGCGGCGTCTCCGGGTCAGCACTCCCCTGGGTGGCATAGTCCCGCTGAGCACTCTGGCCGAGGTGCAGGACACGGTCGTCGAGAGTGACACGCTGGCTCGCATCGATGGCAAGCCCACGGTCATGGTCTCCATCGTAAAGCAGTCGGACGCGAACACCGTTGGGGTCGTCCGCGGCGCGCGCAAGACCTTTGAGGAACTGCTGGGGTCCATCGAGGAGACGTCTGCGGGAGAGGCGAAGGGCGCGGAAGCGGCCGGTTCGAAGAAAGGTGAACTGCCGGGCGACATCAAGGCAGTCGTTGCCCAGGACAGCTCCGAACGCGTTCTGGAGTCGGTCAAGGACGTCCGCGACGCTCTGCTGTACGGCGCCTTGCTTGCGGCCCTCGTGGTGTTCCTCTTCCTGCACAACTTCCGTGGTACGCTGATCGTTGCCATCGCGATCCCGACCTCTATCGTCGCAACCTTCTTGCCGGTTGGGCTGGGCTTCGGCTTCACCCTGAATATGATGGTGATGCTCGCACTCTCCCTTGCGGTCGGTGTTCTGGTGGATGACTCGATTGTTGTTTTGGAGAACATCGAGCGCCACTTGCGCAGGGGTGAGCAACCGAAGGAAGCCGCCTACAACGGACGTACTGAGGTAGGTGGCGCTGCCGTCGCCATCACCTTCGTGGACGTCGTCGTGTTCGTCCCGATTGCCATGATGGGCGGCATCGTTGGCCGCTTCTTCTATCCCTTCGGTATCACGGCTTTCGTATGCACGCTGTTTTCGCTGCTGATGTCCTTCACCCTGACGCCAATGCTTGCTTCCTGGTGGTACACTCGCAGAGAGCGACGGGAAGATACCGGTGGCGGGATCTGGCAGGCCTTCTTCAGAGCCTGGGACCGCGGGTACGCGAGGTTGGAGCACGTGTATCGGCCTGTGCTGCGTCGCGTGGTGGCTCACCCGTACGTCACGCTGCTCATCGGCTACGGCATCCTGATCGCCACTGTGATGTTGATCATGCCGAGGCTGGGCTTTGAGTTCTTCCCCGCTTCTGACGAAGGCCAGGTACAGGCTTCAATCGAGATGCCGGTGGGGACACGCCTTGAGGAGACGGACAAGGTCGTACGACAGATCGAGAGCCTCCTCAGTGACCGGTCCAAGTATCCCGAGGTCAAGCACGTGGCCGGTGTGGTGGGTGTGCAGTCGGTAGGCGTCACGGGAGCCAAGGGCAGCGGCGGGCAGTACGGCATCGTCCGCGCCTTCCTGTCGCGACGTCGAGTGCGCGTCGAGGCTAACCAGCGTTCAGACGAAGGGGTCGTAGCGGCCCTGCGCCAGGACATCCTCAGCATCCCGGACGTGACTGCAAAGGTCACGGCCGAGAGTAGCATGGGCGGAGGCGGTGGCGCAGACGTCGAGCTGAATGTCCTGTGCGAGAACCAGGAGCTCCTGGGCCGGGCGTCTGTGCAGCTTGCCCAGAAGATCAAACAGATCCCCGGTCTGCTCTACGTGGACCTGTCCTCCAAGCCGGGACGCCCGGAGATTCACGTCCAGATCGACCGCGACCGCGCCTCTGACCTGGGCTTGTCTGTTGACACGATCGGCAAGGCGGTGCGCACCGCCATCTCGGGGAACACCGACGCCAAGTACCGAGAAGGCGGCGAAGAGTATGACATGCGGGTGCAGTATGCACAGCCAGACCGCAGCCGCGTGAACGAGGTCGGCGACATCTTTGTTGGCCTCACGACCTCAGGGCAGAGGGTCCGGCTCAGGGATGTGGCAAGGGTCTTCCTGTCGACAGGCCCCAGCCGGATTGAGCGGTACAACCGACAGCGGATGACGACCGTCACCGCGACCCTCGACTCGAAGGTGATTCTGCTGGGTACCGCCCAGCAGGAGATCAATAAGATTCTGGACGCGAACCCGATACCGGGAGTAGCCACGACCTGGGCGGGGAATGTGAAGAGGCAGGGCGAGTCCTTTGGTTACCTCTTCCAGGCCCTGTTCCTGGCCATCACCCTGGTCTACCTGGTCACCGCGGCTCTGTACAACTCTCTGCTCCAGCCGCTCAACGTCATGCTGACGATCCCGATGGCGCTGGTCGGCGGCGTGGTCGGACTCTGGGTGACAGGCAATGCCATGAGCATGATCGCGATGATCGGTGTTATCCAGCTTGTGGGTCTCGTCGGCAAGAACTCCATCCTGATGGTCGACTTCACCAATACCTTACGTGGACGCGGCCTATCGAGGACTGATGCCTTGCTCGAGGCGGCCCCGACCCGAATGAAGCCGATTCTGATGACTACGCTCGCGGCTATCGGTGGCGCGCTTCCCACCGCTCTGGCAGTGAACGAAGGTAGTGAGTGGCGCGCTCCGATGGCCGTCGTCGTCATCTTCGGGCTTGCACTGTCGACGCTTCTGTCGCTGTTGGTCGTACCGGCGACCTACTGCATCTTCGATCAGGTCGGCGTCTTCTTCGGCCGCATGGGTCGCGGTTTCATCGGTCTCGCGGGGATACTGGCGAAGCGCAGAGGCGGAGACGACGATGAGCTTCCGCCCCTCGGCCCACCTTCCGAGCCGCTGCCGCCGGTGAAGCCACTTCCGGAGGCTGAGGCGCCGCCTACTGAGCAGCCGCCCGCGGTCCCACCTCCTCCGCCGGTGCTCATGCCGCCGACTGAACCGAAGACTGAGGAAGACTCGACCGGCAACAGCGGGGGTGAGCAGCTAGGATGA
- a CDS encoding efflux RND transporter periplasmic adaptor subunit: MIPSVPTTPEPETSPREDPNLRDKSTGLEPRQLRLIAVVCLVVGVAILLLVGFAGCGRGKGKPGAAAAKPGETATPVSVVVAQRGTIQDELELTGTCQATDQVDVVSEASGKVVAVTRDVGDVVKAGELLVQLDTALVSKQRVQAERGVDSATSQLRQSSASAKLTDKQTSIGIRQADAGLSAARQQLQKSQASYRYTTDKIHSDIEQAKVALASAQAQQRDVAAGARTQELAQAEASVRTAESTLSLRKTDYERYQRLYQQGAVAEATLDSYRTQYEVAQQAVTQAREALSLAREGSRQEQKRVASLAVDRAQEQLRLAEAGRRQVEIAARDLEVARVGLRQAEESLRLAYASRGQYDVAVAGVNAARAGVGQAAASKDYARTSEGKYSIFSPISGVVASRNVDVGEGAATGTSVMRIVNSNPIRLEANVTELDIDKVKLGDEGLTTVDGLPGKTFVGRVAAITPQAQKDQRNYLVRLEVDNVEGLIKAGMFARVKLVTAEKNDVIVVERDCVVEQGANRLVYVVENGVVKVRKAELGITNASQIEITSGLRAGEMLVCTSQATLADGQAVKPVQKSDQPGAAGAEAGTTQGTEAQNVPAAPAAGANQVISEPAPAPAAPARPR, from the coding sequence GTGATCCCGAGCGTTCCCACAACACCAGAACCAGAAACCAGCCCGCGGGAGGACCCTAACCTGCGGGATAAGAGCACGGGGCTCGAACCTCGGCAGTTGCGCCTGATCGCTGTCGTGTGCCTGGTTGTCGGGGTGGCCATCCTACTGCTGGTCGGCTTCGCAGGCTGTGGACGTGGTAAGGGCAAGCCGGGAGCAGCCGCCGCCAAACCGGGCGAGACCGCGACCCCTGTGTCCGTAGTGGTTGCACAGCGCGGCACGATCCAGGATGAGCTCGAGCTCACGGGTACTTGCCAGGCGACGGACCAGGTAGATGTGGTCTCCGAAGCCTCTGGGAAGGTCGTCGCCGTAACCCGTGACGTCGGCGATGTGGTCAAGGCCGGCGAGCTGCTGGTGCAGTTGGACACGGCACTGGTGTCCAAGCAGCGTGTGCAGGCCGAGCGTGGCGTCGACTCTGCGACCTCACAGTTGCGCCAGTCATCGGCCAGCGCCAAGCTCACCGACAAGCAGACTTCAATTGGTATCCGACAGGCCGATGCCGGGCTGTCGGCGGCCAGGCAGCAGCTCCAGAAGTCTCAGGCCTCCTACAGGTACACGACCGACAAGATTCACAGCGACATCGAGCAGGCGAAGGTCGCCCTGGCCAGCGCCCAGGCCCAGCAGCGTGATGTGGCTGCCGGGGCAAGGACGCAGGAGTTGGCCCAGGCGGAGGCCTCGGTACGCACCGCGGAGTCCACTTTGTCGCTGCGCAAGACCGACTACGAACGCTACCAGCGGCTCTACCAGCAGGGCGCGGTTGCGGAAGCGACGCTGGACAGCTACCGGACGCAGTATGAGGTCGCCCAGCAGGCTGTGACCCAGGCCCGTGAGGCCCTCAGCCTGGCCCGCGAGGGCTCTCGCCAGGAGCAGAAGCGTGTGGCCTCCCTGGCGGTCGACCGAGCCCAGGAGCAGTTGCGTCTGGCCGAGGCCGGACGGCGACAGGTCGAGATTGCTGCGAGAGACCTGGAAGTGGCGCGAGTCGGCCTGCGGCAGGCCGAAGAGAGCCTGCGACTGGCTTACGCTTCCCGTGGTCAGTACGACGTCGCAGTGGCGGGCGTCAATGCCGCCCGAGCAGGTGTGGGCCAGGCCGCAGCGAGCAAGGACTACGCCCGGACCAGCGAGGGCAAGTACAGCATCTTCTCGCCGATCTCCGGTGTCGTTGCCAGCCGCAACGTGGACGTGGGTGAAGGCGCCGCAACCGGTACGTCCGTCATGCGTATCGTGAACTCGAACCCGATCCGCCTCGAAGCCAATGTTACCGAGTTGGACATCGACAAGGTCAAGCTCGGCGACGAAGGTCTGACGACGGTCGACGGTCTGCCCGGCAAGACCTTCGTGGGCCGTGTGGCGGCGATCACTCCGCAGGCGCAGAAGGACCAGCGCAACTACCTTGTGCGCCTCGAGGTCGACAACGTTGAAGGGCTTATCAAGGCCGGCATGTTCGCGCGCGTGAAGCTCGTGACGGCCGAGAAGAACGATGTGATCGTGGTCGAGCGCGACTGCGTAGTTGAGCAGGGGGCTAACCGTCTGGTCTACGTGGTGGAGAACGGTGTGGTGAAGGTTCGGAAGGCCGAACTGGGCATCACCAACGCCTCGCAGATCGAGATCACGTCGGGCCTGCGTGCAGGTGAGATGTTGGTGTGTACCTCGCAGGCAACCCTGGCGGACGGACAGGCAGTGAAGCCGGTGCAGAAGTCCGACCAGCCGGGAGCGGCGGGTGCAGAGGCAGGGACGACGCAGGGAACAGAGGCGCAGAACGTGCCGGCAGCCCCCGCCGCCGGGGCCAACCAAGTGATCAGTGAACCGGCACCGGCTCCCGCAGCGCCCGCAAGGCCGCGCTAA